A genome region from Pseudomonas anguilliseptica includes the following:
- a CDS encoding FAD-dependent monooxygenase translates to MHGYFRGSLSINPASLNLLDDLGVADSLIEMGHKTEVINLVYDNQTLMRARFASLPSKFPFFLMLPQPETEAVLEQRLSHLGHEIERECELIGLRQFDGHVEAELRTSKGLERQRFDYVVGCDGGLSKVRSELGLDFSGYDYNMHFILADLRIQWQGAKEQGFYFIRDDGFLILLPLKDGFHRIVIKVNEQCPPGYKPSLEEIRGYIERYEISGLQVSDPIWLSSAPFYNRSASTIRRGRVFLAGDAAHLFSPIGGFGMNSGIADAFNLGWKLGYSLNGLSNDHLLQSYADEREQTTRTLLAKTDKSTSLIARLHRHLPAEEQAYLPRLCNRGFIRRFPLETAGLTLRYGTPLHELQAGCQLPYVATLAQLPQALGQAKHSLLMVPSSETNPAAVKRLLVLLEPLRAHLRIHWLGEHSQGLPAANHLADPQQRLRQTWQLGEGEFLLVRPDLFIDCRGRLDDPSSLANLIERFYLHDLVTAEQLAG, encoded by the coding sequence ATGCATGGCTACTTCAGAGGATCCCTAAGCATCAACCCGGCCTCGCTGAACCTGCTCGACGACCTGGGCGTCGCCGACAGCCTGATCGAAATGGGCCATAAAACTGAAGTGATCAACCTGGTATATGACAACCAGACGCTGATGCGCGCCCGTTTCGCCAGCCTACCCAGCAAGTTTCCATTCTTTCTGATGCTGCCGCAGCCAGAAACCGAAGCGGTGTTGGAACAGCGCCTAAGTCACCTGGGCCATGAGATCGAGCGCGAATGCGAACTGATCGGCCTGCGCCAGTTCGATGGCCATGTAGAGGCCGAGTTGCGTACCAGCAAAGGCCTTGAGCGCCAGCGCTTCGACTATGTCGTGGGCTGTGATGGTGGCCTGAGCAAGGTGCGTAGCGAGCTAGGGCTGGACTTCAGCGGTTATGACTACAACATGCATTTCATCCTCGCCGACCTGCGCATCCAGTGGCAGGGCGCCAAGGAACAAGGCTTCTACTTTATTCGCGACGATGGTTTCCTGATTTTGCTGCCGCTCAAGGACGGCTTTCACCGGATCGTTATCAAGGTCAACGAACAATGTCCGCCAGGCTACAAGCCGAGCCTGGAAGAAATCCGTGGCTATATCGAGCGCTACGAGATTTCCGGTTTACAGGTCAGCGACCCCATCTGGTTGTCCAGCGCGCCATTCTACAACCGTTCGGCGAGCACCATTCGCCGGGGACGGGTATTTCTCGCCGGGGACGCTGCCCATCTGTTCAGCCCGATCGGCGGTTTTGGCATGAACTCCGGCATCGCCGATGCCTTCAACCTCGGCTGGAAACTCGGCTACAGCCTCAACGGCCTGAGCAACGACCATCTGCTGCAGTCTTACGCCGACGAGCGCGAGCAAACCACCCGCACGCTGCTGGCCAAGACCGACAAGTCCACCTCGTTGATCGCCCGCCTCCACCGTCACCTGCCGGCCGAAGAGCAAGCCTACCTGCCGCGCTTGTGCAACCGCGGATTCATCCGCCGTTTCCCCCTGGAAACCGCCGGTTTGACCTTGCGCTACGGCACCCCGCTGCATGAGTTGCAGGCCGGTTGCCAGTTGCCCTACGTGGCTACCCTGGCGCAGCTACCGCAAGCACTTGGCCAGGCCAAGCACAGCCTACTGATGGTGCCGTCGAGTGAGACCAACCCTGCGGCAGTCAAACGCTTGCTCGTCCTGCTCGAGCCCTTGCGCGCGCACTTACGCATTCACTGGCTGGGCGAGCATAGCCAGGGCCTGCCCGCCGCCAACCACTTAGCCGACCCGCAGCAGCGGCTGCGCCAAACCTGGCAGTTGGGTGAGGGCGAGTTTCTGCTGGTGCGCCCCGATCTGTTTATCGATTGCCGAGGCCGTCTGGATGATCCATCCAGCCTCGCCAATTTGATTGAACGCTTTTATCTGCATGACCTTGTCACTGCCGAGCAGTTGGCCGGATGA
- a CDS encoding condensation domain-containing protein → MLKNQGRPLGQIETNMALMHELNGSTQTASLLSFAGPLSASTLLHAAEKLHWRHPLLHSRIVERAGALHFKCDVSFAQIKVHNHPLLSGQTPAQMLQHQLDSVLDPQRQLWRVLLLSTADRSQHHLLLTCHHAIADAISLTQLLGELLSLCESQQIGGPSQVQQAPLAAALETYLTPETAPQPLCENPAPVRFLQSMPLARRRTGIRRLLLDSKISSKLKHLAKAQGLTLNSLLAAALLKASGELALGSQIRISTAVSLRQRAATPIDKSAIGCFIGVANHCLPVTARSLGSIAIDYQRQLQASLPHLVKCLPAQELDSMRTRIHSLRSHQSFVHGIALTNHGVIEFPQYRHFKLLDYANAASRVAGNFAVALHVTGFATALSLCFTFPDPLMDETRIRQLQNKLHQALLDFISASEVDQ, encoded by the coding sequence ATGTTAAAGAACCAGGGCCGGCCACTCGGCCAGATCGAAACCAATATGGCCTTGATGCATGAGCTCAACGGCAGCACGCAAACCGCCAGCCTATTGAGCTTTGCCGGCCCGCTATCGGCATCCACCCTGCTGCACGCAGCGGAAAAGTTACATTGGCGCCATCCACTGTTGCACAGTCGCATCGTCGAGCGGGCGGGTGCCTTGCACTTTAAGTGCGATGTGAGTTTTGCGCAGATCAAGGTGCATAACCACCCATTGCTTTCCGGGCAAACACCAGCGCAGATGTTGCAGCATCAGCTCGACAGCGTGCTCGATCCCCAGCGTCAGTTGTGGCGCGTGTTGCTGCTATCAACCGCAGATCGCAGCCAGCACCATCTGCTGTTGACCTGTCATCACGCGATCGCCGATGCCATCAGCCTCACACAATTGCTTGGCGAGCTGCTTAGCCTGTGCGAAAGCCAACAGATCGGCGGCCCCTCCCAGGTTCAGCAAGCCCCACTGGCCGCAGCCCTGGAAACCTACCTGACTCCGGAAACAGCGCCCCAGCCGCTCTGCGAAAACCCAGCGCCCGTACGTTTCTTGCAAAGCATGCCGTTGGCGCGGCGACGCACCGGAATACGCCGCTTGCTGCTCGACAGCAAGATCAGCAGCAAGCTGAAGCACCTGGCCAAAGCCCAGGGTTTGACGCTCAATTCACTGCTGGCAGCCGCCTTGCTCAAGGCCTCAGGCGAGTTGGCACTGGGCTCCCAGATCCGTATCAGCACCGCAGTGTCGTTGCGCCAGCGTGCGGCTACACCAATCGATAAGAGTGCTATTGGCTGCTTTATCGGCGTGGCCAACCACTGCCTGCCGGTGACCGCACGCAGCCTTGGCAGCATCGCCATCGATTACCAGCGTCAGCTCCAGGCCAGTCTGCCGCACCTAGTCAAGTGCCTGCCAGCGCAGGAGCTCGACAGCATGCGCACGCGCATCCACTCGCTACGCTCGCACCAAAGTTTCGTTCATGGCATCGCGTTGACCAACCACGGCGTCATCGAATTTCCCCAATACCGGCATTTCAAACTACTCGATTACGCCAACGCGGCCTCGCGGGTAGCCGGCAATTTCGCCGTGGCTTTGCACGTCACCGGATTCGCCACCGCGCTATCGCTGTGCTTCACCTTCCCGGATCCCCTGATGGACGAGACGCGTATCCGGCAGCTCCAGAACAAGTTGCACCAGGCCTTGCTCGACTTCATATCAGCCTCAGAGGTGGATCAATGA
- a CDS encoding alpha/beta fold hydrolase yields the protein MNALHIQLANGPVHCFDSQGSGITVLLLHGNSSAAEAFGAQFAALGRRHRLLALDLPGHGQSAAATPEHYSFAGYADALVQAIENLQLEDYLIVGHSLGGHAALEALPRLPGLRGLCLIGAPPFNSGNAGQLFCTEPTGGLVFQAELDDQQVTRLANAFVNPEHLEQRQLASLASYIRATDPQVRAALGASLSSGAFADEVALLAASGVPTLLVQGTADAFIDARACTQAAVFAPAKLSVVLFDDCGHCPHLEDPARFNDLLDTFITHTCENTL from the coding sequence ATGAACGCCCTACATATCCAGTTAGCCAACGGCCCTGTGCACTGTTTCGACAGCCAAGGCTCGGGCATCACGGTCCTGCTGCTGCATGGCAACTCATCAGCCGCAGAGGCTTTCGGCGCTCAGTTCGCCGCACTCGGCAGGCGCCACCGCCTACTGGCCCTGGACTTACCCGGCCATGGACAGTCGGCGGCGGCAACGCCCGAGCACTACAGCTTCGCCGGCTATGCCGATGCCTTGGTGCAGGCTATCGAAAACCTGCAGCTAGAGGATTACCTGATAGTCGGCCATAGCCTGGGCGGCCATGCTGCACTCGAAGCGCTGCCGCGCTTACCCGGCTTGCGCGGGCTTTGCCTGATCGGCGCACCGCCGTTCAACTCTGGCAATGCCGGCCAGCTGTTCTGCACCGAACCCACCGGCGGCCTAGTGTTCCAGGCCGAACTGGACGATCAGCAGGTCACCCGTTTAGCCAACGCCTTTGTCAACCCGGAACACCTGGAGCAAAGGCAGCTCGCTAGCCTGGCAAGTTATATCCGCGCCACCGACCCGCAGGTTCGTGCCGCCCTGGGTGCAAGCCTGAGCAGCGGAGCCTTCGCCGACGAGGTGGCGTTGCTGGCTGCCAGCGGCGTACCAACGCTGCTGGTGCAAGGCACTGCCGACGCGTTTATCGACGCTCGGGCCTGCACGCAAGCCGCCGTCTTCGCCCCGGCCAAGCTGTCGGTGGTGCTGTTCGACGATTGCGGTCACTGCCCACATCTGGAAGACCCCGCCCGGTTCAACGACCTGCTGGACACCTTCATCACCCACACCTGTGAGAACACGCTATGA